The Apodemus sylvaticus chromosome 5, mApoSyl1.1, whole genome shotgun sequence genome has a segment encoding these proteins:
- the Tank gene encoding TRAF family member-associated NF-kappa-B activator isoform X2: protein MDKNIGEQLNRAYEAFRQACMDRDSAVRELQQKTENYEQRIREQQEQLSFQQTLIDRLKSQLLLVDSSRDNSYGYVPLLEDSDRRKNNLTLDEPHDKVKLGTLRDKQSKVRRQEVSSGKENSKDLSIPLHHERDNIEKTFWDLKEEFHRICLLAKAQKDHLSKLNIPDIATDTQCSVPIQCTDKTDKQEALFKPQTKDDINRGMSCGTSVTPRGLGRDEEDTSFESLSKFNVKFPPMDNDSIFLHSTPETPSILTPATPESVCQDRFNMEVRENPGNFVKAEETLFEIQGIDPITSAIQNLKTTDKTKPSNLRAPCLPAGDHNVFYVNTFPLQDPPDAPFPSLDSPGKAVRGPQQPFWKPFLNQDTDPELLKPRVCEFCQKLFPPSSTSRGDFLRHLNTHFNGET from the exons ACTGAGAACTATGAACAGAGAATACGCGAGCAACAGGAGCAGCTGTCATTTCAGCAAACTCTAATTGACAGGCTAAAATCACAGCTACTTCTTGTGGATTCTAGTCGAG ATAACAGTTATGGCTATGTTCCTTTGCTTGAAGACAGTGACAGAAGGAAGAATAATTTGACCCTTGATGAACCACATGATAAAGTGAAACTAGGAACACTGAGAGATAAGCAATCAAAG GTGAGAAGACAAGAAGTTTCTTCtggaaaagaaaactcaaaggatcTCAGCATCCCTTTGCATCACGAAAG GGATAATATAGAGAAGACTTTCTGGGACCTTAAAGAAGAATTTCATAGGATATGCTTGCTAGCAAAAGCACAGAAAGACCACTTAAGCAAACTTAATATACCAGATATTGCAACTG ACACACAGTGTTCTGTGCCTATACAGTGTACTGATAAAACCGATAAACAAGAAGCGCTGTTTAAGCCCCAGACTAAAGATGATATAAATAGAGGTATGTCGTGCGGCACATCTGTCACGCCAAGAGGACTGGGCCGGGATGAGGAAGATACCTCTTTTGAATCACTTTCTAAATTCAATGTCAAGTTTCCACCTATGGACAATGACTCTATTTTTCTACATAGCACTCCAGAGACCCCGAGCATCCTTACTCCTGCCACACCTGAGTCGGTGTGCCAGGACCGATTtaatatggaagtcagagaaaacCCAGGAAACTTTGTTAAAGCAGAAGAAACTTTATTTGAAATTCAGGGAATTGACCCCATAACTTCAGCTATACAAAACCTTAAAACAActgacaaaacaaaaccctcaaatCTTAGAGCTCCGTGTTTGCCAGCTGGAGACCATAATGTGTTCTATGTAAATACGTTCCCACTTCAAGACCCGCCTGACGCACCTTTTCCCTCACTGGATTCCCCAGGAAAGGCTGTCCGAGGACCACAGCAG CCTTTTTGGAAGCCTTTTCTTAACCAAGACACTGACCCAGAACTCCTTAAACCTCGAGTGTGTGAATTCTGTCAAAAGCTTTTCCCACCATCCAGCACATCCAGAGGGGATTTCCTCCGGCATCTTAATACACACTTTAATGGGGAGACTTAA
- the Tank gene encoding TRAF family member-associated NF-kappa-B activator isoform X3, translating to MDNIEKTFWDLKEEFHRICLLAKAQKDHLSKLNIPDIATDTQCSVPIQCTDKTDKQEALFKPQTKDDINRGMSCGTSVTPRGLGRDEEDTSFESLSKFNVKFPPMDNDSIFLHSTPETPSILTPATPESVCQDRFNMEVRENPGNFVKAEETLFEIQGIDPITSAIQNLKTTDKTKPSNLRAPCLPAGDHNVFYVNTFPLQDPPDAPFPSLDSPGKAVRGPQQPFWKPFLNQDTDPELLKPRVCEFCQKLFPPSSTSRGDFLRHLNTHFNGET from the exons at GGATAATATAGAGAAGACTTTCTGGGACCTTAAAGAAGAATTTCATAGGATATGCTTGCTAGCAAAAGCACAGAAAGACCACTTAAGCAAACTTAATATACCAGATATTGCAACTG ACACACAGTGTTCTGTGCCTATACAGTGTACTGATAAAACCGATAAACAAGAAGCGCTGTTTAAGCCCCAGACTAAAGATGATATAAATAGAGGTATGTCGTGCGGCACATCTGTCACGCCAAGAGGACTGGGCCGGGATGAGGAAGATACCTCTTTTGAATCACTTTCTAAATTCAATGTCAAGTTTCCACCTATGGACAATGACTCTATTTTTCTACATAGCACTCCAGAGACCCCGAGCATCCTTACTCCTGCCACACCTGAGTCGGTGTGCCAGGACCGATTtaatatggaagtcagagaaaacCCAGGAAACTTTGTTAAAGCAGAAGAAACTTTATTTGAAATTCAGGGAATTGACCCCATAACTTCAGCTATACAAAACCTTAAAACAActgacaaaacaaaaccctcaaatCTTAGAGCTCCGTGTTTGCCAGCTGGAGACCATAATGTGTTCTATGTAAATACGTTCCCACTTCAAGACCCGCCTGACGCACCTTTTCCCTCACTGGATTCCCCAGGAAAGGCTGTCCGAGGACCACAGCAG CCTTTTTGGAAGCCTTTTCTTAACCAAGACACTGACCCAGAACTCCTTAAACCTCGAGTGTGTGAATTCTGTCAAAAGCTTTTCCCACCATCCAGCACATCCAGAGGGGATTTCCTCCGGCATCTTAATACACACTTTAATGGGGAGACTTAA
- the Tank gene encoding TRAF family member-associated NF-kappa-B activator isoform X1, whose protein sequence is MDKNIGEQLNRAYEAFRQACMDRDSAVRELQQKQTENYEQRIREQQEQLSFQQTLIDRLKSQLLLVDSSRDNSYGYVPLLEDSDRRKNNLTLDEPHDKVKLGTLRDKQSKVRRQEVSSGKENSKDLSIPLHHERDNIEKTFWDLKEEFHRICLLAKAQKDHLSKLNIPDIATDTQCSVPIQCTDKTDKQEALFKPQTKDDINRGMSCGTSVTPRGLGRDEEDTSFESLSKFNVKFPPMDNDSIFLHSTPETPSILTPATPESVCQDRFNMEVRENPGNFVKAEETLFEIQGIDPITSAIQNLKTTDKTKPSNLRAPCLPAGDHNVFYVNTFPLQDPPDAPFPSLDSPGKAVRGPQQPFWKPFLNQDTDPELLKPRVCEFCQKLFPPSSTSRGDFLRHLNTHFNGET, encoded by the exons cagACTGAGAACTATGAACAGAGAATACGCGAGCAACAGGAGCAGCTGTCATTTCAGCAAACTCTAATTGACAGGCTAAAATCACAGCTACTTCTTGTGGATTCTAGTCGAG ATAACAGTTATGGCTATGTTCCTTTGCTTGAAGACAGTGACAGAAGGAAGAATAATTTGACCCTTGATGAACCACATGATAAAGTGAAACTAGGAACACTGAGAGATAAGCAATCAAAG GTGAGAAGACAAGAAGTTTCTTCtggaaaagaaaactcaaaggatcTCAGCATCCCTTTGCATCACGAAAG GGATAATATAGAGAAGACTTTCTGGGACCTTAAAGAAGAATTTCATAGGATATGCTTGCTAGCAAAAGCACAGAAAGACCACTTAAGCAAACTTAATATACCAGATATTGCAACTG ACACACAGTGTTCTGTGCCTATACAGTGTACTGATAAAACCGATAAACAAGAAGCGCTGTTTAAGCCCCAGACTAAAGATGATATAAATAGAGGTATGTCGTGCGGCACATCTGTCACGCCAAGAGGACTGGGCCGGGATGAGGAAGATACCTCTTTTGAATCACTTTCTAAATTCAATGTCAAGTTTCCACCTATGGACAATGACTCTATTTTTCTACATAGCACTCCAGAGACCCCGAGCATCCTTACTCCTGCCACACCTGAGTCGGTGTGCCAGGACCGATTtaatatggaagtcagagaaaacCCAGGAAACTTTGTTAAAGCAGAAGAAACTTTATTTGAAATTCAGGGAATTGACCCCATAACTTCAGCTATACAAAACCTTAAAACAActgacaaaacaaaaccctcaaatCTTAGAGCTCCGTGTTTGCCAGCTGGAGACCATAATGTGTTCTATGTAAATACGTTCCCACTTCAAGACCCGCCTGACGCACCTTTTCCCTCACTGGATTCCCCAGGAAAGGCTGTCCGAGGACCACAGCAG CCTTTTTGGAAGCCTTTTCTTAACCAAGACACTGACCCAGAACTCCTTAAACCTCGAGTGTGTGAATTCTGTCAAAAGCTTTTCCCACCATCCAGCACATCCAGAGGGGATTTCCTCCGGCATCTTAATACACACTTTAATGGGGAGACTTAA